In Lewinellaceae bacterium, a single window of DNA contains:
- a CDS encoding site-specific DNA-methyltransferase: MLLKGDSLVELKKIKDETVDMVYLDPPFFTQKTHSLKSKEDKVYSFNDIWSDINSYKDYIQLRLKECQRVIKPTGSIFLHCDRSASHYLRIALDEVFGYDNFRSEIVWYYRRWSNAKKGLLNSHQLIFFYSKTKEFKFNTFFTDYSPTTNLDQIFQKRVRGKNGKTTYKKSSKGETELMNGKQGVPLLDVWEIPYLNPKAKERVGYPTQKPILLLERIISISTDVGDLVLDPFCGSGTTLVAAKILDRKFIGIDISNEAIQLAKSRISQPIKTKSALLEKGRNAYLNQDSQILSWLESIDCQPVQRNKGIDGFLRINGMVKPIPVKIQREGESFTVARKRLISAAKKNGYERKILIRSPNMIGIQLNFQEFEELNNEKLIIVNNLDKFIKNKEHFISEILDQS, translated from the coding sequence ATGCTTCTGAAAGGCGACTCTTTAGTGGAATTAAAAAAAATTAAAGATGAAACGGTAGATATGGTCTATCTTGATCCACCATTTTTTACCCAAAAGACACACAGTTTAAAAAGTAAGGAAGATAAAGTATACTCCTTCAATGACATCTGGAGCGACATAAACTCATATAAGGATTACATTCAATTACGGCTTAAAGAATGTCAAAGGGTAATTAAGCCCACAGGGAGTATTTTCCTCCATTGCGACAGGTCTGCCTCACACTACTTAAGGATAGCCCTTGACGAAGTCTTTGGATACGACAACTTTAGGAGTGAAATTGTCTGGTACTACAGAAGGTGGTCTAATGCAAAAAAAGGACTTTTGAATTCTCACCAACTCATCTTCTTCTACAGCAAAACCAAAGAATTCAAATTCAACACTTTTTTTACAGATTACTCACCAACTACAAATCTTGACCAAATCTTTCAAAAAAGAGTTAGAGGCAAGAATGGTAAAACCACTTATAAAAAAAGTAGTAAAGGGGAAACCGAGTTAATGAATGGAAAACAAGGGGTTCCTTTGCTTGATGTCTGGGAAATACCTTATTTAAACCCAAAAGCAAAAGAGCGAGTGGGTTATCCTACTCAAAAGCCTATTTTGCTGTTAGAAAGAATAATAAGCATTTCGACTGATGTTGGTGATCTTGTATTAGACCCCTTTTGCGGTAGTGGCACAACTCTAGTGGCTGCAAAAATATTAGATAGGAAATTTATTGGGATAGACATATCAAACGAGGCAATTCAACTCGCAAAATCCAGAATCTCTCAGCCCATAAAGACTAAGTCTGCTTTATTAGAAAAAGGAAGAAATGCCTATTTGAACCAGGATAGTCAAATACTGTCTTGGTTAGAAAGTATTGATTGTCAACCAGTACAAAGAAACAAAGGTATTGACGGTTTTTTGCGTATTAATGGAATGGTTAAACCAATTCCTGTAAAAATCCAAAGAGAGGGGGAATCCTTTACGGTAGCCAGAAAACGATTAATATCTGCTGCAAAGAAAAATGGTTATGAGAGAAAGATTTTGATACGATCGCCAAACATGATAGGGATACAGCTGAATTTTCAAGAGTTTGAGGAATTAAATAATGAGAAATTAATCATAGTGAATAACCTGGATAAATTTATAAAAAACAAAGAGCATTTCATCTCAGAAATCCTGGATCAATCCTAA
- the hutH gene encoding histidine ammonia-lyase: MDKTYYISAEPLTLERIAQALKDDCQLALSDESRQRIKHCRDYLTDKLKHSDELFYGINTGFGSLCNIQISKEETEALQYKLVQSHACGMGEEAPPQIVRLMLLLKIQSLSHGFSGVRLELVERLVAFFNRGILPVAYEQGSLGASGDLAPLAHFSLPLIGLGEVCYKGEKRQAPEVLSSLGLEPLRLQAKEGLALLNGTQFSGAYAGWCLLEAHRLFAIANLCAAVSVDAFDCRLSPFDERLHAIRAHEGQQKVAAAIRQWLEGSGLAVRDKYYVQDPYAFRCAPQVHGASWDAISHTARVFLTEANSVTDNPNIFPDSDAILSGGNFHAQPLALVLDYLAIALAELGSISERRTYQLISGARGLPSFLTARAGLNSGLMIPQYTAASIASQNKQLCTPASVDSIVSSNGQEDHVSMAANAATKCYRVAQNLERILAIEWMTAAQAMEFRRPSRSSPAIEQLLEEYRQVVPVLEEDRVLHEDMVKTVRFLKEKP; this comes from the coding sequence ATGGATAAAACCTATTACATCAGTGCAGAGCCACTGACGCTTGAGCGCATAGCCCAGGCACTGAAAGATGATTGCCAGCTAGCCCTCTCCGATGAAAGCCGGCAGCGCATTAAGCACTGCCGCGATTATCTTACCGACAAGTTGAAGCATTCCGACGAACTTTTCTACGGCATCAATACCGGCTTTGGCTCCCTGTGCAACATTCAGATATCTAAAGAAGAAACCGAGGCGCTGCAGTACAAACTGGTGCAATCGCACGCCTGCGGCATGGGGGAGGAAGCGCCGCCTCAGATCGTGCGCCTGATGTTGTTGCTGAAAATCCAGAGCCTGTCCCACGGCTTTTCGGGCGTGCGCCTGGAACTGGTGGAGCGGCTGGTGGCCTTTTTCAACCGGGGCATCCTGCCGGTGGCCTACGAGCAGGGCTCCCTGGGCGCTTCGGGCGACCTGGCGCCACTGGCCCACTTCAGCCTGCCGTTGATAGGGCTGGGCGAAGTTTGTTACAAAGGCGAAAAACGACAGGCGCCCGAAGTCCTTTCCTCCCTTGGGCTGGAGCCGCTCCGCCTGCAGGCCAAAGAAGGCCTGGCCCTGCTGAACGGCACCCAGTTCTCTGGCGCCTATGCCGGCTGGTGCCTGCTGGAAGCGCACCGCCTCTTTGCCATCGCCAACCTCTGCGCCGCTGTCTCGGTCGATGCTTTCGACTGCCGCCTCTCCCCTTTCGATGAGCGCCTGCACGCCATACGGGCTCACGAAGGGCAGCAAAAGGTGGCTGCCGCCATCCGGCAATGGCTGGAGGGCAGCGGCCTGGCCGTGCGCGACAAATACTACGTGCAGGACCCCTACGCCTTCCGCTGCGCGCCCCAGGTGCACGGCGCCAGTTGGGACGCCATCAGCCATACCGCACGCGTTTTCCTCACCGAGGCCAACAGCGTGACCGACAACCCCAACATCTTCCCCGATTCCGACGCCATCCTGTCCGGCGGCAACTTCCACGCCCAGCCCCTGGCCCTGGTGCTCGACTATTTGGCTATCGCTTTGGCCGAACTGGGCAGCATCTCGGAGCGGCGGACCTACCAGCTCATCTCCGGCGCCCGCGGCCTGCCCAGCTTCCTGACCGCCCGCGCCGGCCTCAACTCGGGGCTGATGATCCCGCAGTACACCGCCGCCTCCATTGCCAGCCAGAACAAACAACTGTGCACTCCCGCTTCGGTGGACAGCATCGTGAGCAGCAACGGCCAGGAAGACCACGTCAGCATGGCCGCCAACGCCGCCACCAAATGCTATCGGGTAGCGCAAAACCTGGAGCGCATCCTCGCCATCGAATGGATGACGGCGGCGCAGGCGATGGAGTTCCGGCGGCCGTCCCGGTCCTCCCCGGCCATCGAGCAGTTGCTGGAAGAATACCGGCAGGTAGTGCCGGTGCTGGAGGAAGACCGGGTGCTGCATGAGGATATGGTGAAAACGGTGAGGTTTCTGAAGGAAAAGCCTTAA
- a CDS encoding PD40 domain-containing protein, with translation MRNFFLLLLLLPFLLDAQAGLRKKTGLNSTVELQNLTEVNTEALEFSPVFYGNGIVFVSSRRKQGPIDRQIGETFFELFYAELDPNGLPLKPESFSLEINSQLHEGPVSFNREGDIMYFSRNNLMQGVQKADSKGKVGMKIYQATRGQFDWEKVRELSFNSDEYSCMHPSLSPDGNKLYFASNRPGGQGNLDIWVSFNQNGQWSEPVNMGPQVNTGGNDAFPFIHESGNLFFASDGHQGYGGLDLFMIDVGKPEWGQAINLGPPFNTKEDDLGIILNPDGDIGYFSSNRPGGYGKDDLYMFEAPEGIQGVQFPKLANVVIAVYDESSGRPLSGASIWIYEKTSTGGVKGGELYDLELLPSESGGEKMVFRRMRKQEKELGEPRFVSNASGEAYTLLNEAGKYIILASKAGYTPREVEYDPGENVFRRPVEVGLSPSNCMTLSGLVSSRPYDKRIPNAKVRLINQCTGEEIRTHTNLNGTFEYCIELGCEFTIITELAGYRNDTTQVSTVNLRSKRSFAVVMGMEPESTSILRKPIREGAVIVLQNIHYDFGKSSIRKGEAQDLEDLARLMTAYPSMEIELISHTDCRGSDDFNLRLSLERAESAKQFLVSRGIGKRRIKAFGYGEAFPANHCNCEGAGNCSEKEYEANRRTEVRISRMDEPLEVEYGTPFDDRN, from the coding sequence ATGCGTAACTTTTTTCTGTTGTTGTTGCTATTGCCTTTTCTGCTTGATGCTCAGGCAGGCTTGAGGAAAAAGACGGGACTCAATTCTACGGTTGAACTGCAGAACCTCACTGAGGTCAATACGGAGGCGCTGGAGTTTTCTCCCGTTTTTTACGGGAACGGGATTGTTTTCGTCTCTTCCCGCCGCAAACAAGGGCCGATAGACCGGCAGATCGGAGAGACCTTTTTCGAGTTGTTTTACGCAGAACTGGACCCCAACGGCCTGCCTCTGAAACCGGAATCCTTTTCTTTAGAGATCAATTCCCAATTGCACGAAGGCCCGGTTTCTTTCAACCGGGAGGGAGATATCATGTACTTTTCCCGCAATAATCTCATGCAGGGGGTGCAAAAAGCCGACTCCAAGGGAAAAGTCGGCATGAAAATCTACCAGGCTACCCGCGGGCAATTCGATTGGGAAAAAGTGCGGGAGCTTTCCTTCAACAGCGACGAATACTCCTGTATGCATCCGTCGCTTTCCCCCGATGGCAATAAGTTATACTTTGCCTCCAACCGTCCCGGAGGGCAGGGCAACCTGGATATTTGGGTGTCATTCAATCAAAACGGGCAATGGTCGGAGCCGGTAAATATGGGGCCGCAGGTCAATACCGGGGGCAATGATGCCTTTCCGTTCATTCACGAAAGCGGCAACCTCTTTTTTGCTTCCGACGGGCACCAGGGGTATGGTGGCCTCGACCTGTTTATGATCGATGTGGGCAAACCCGAATGGGGCCAGGCCATCAACCTGGGCCCGCCCTTTAATACCAAAGAAGACGACCTGGGCATCATTCTGAACCCGGATGGCGATATTGGCTATTTTTCTTCCAACCGGCCCGGAGGCTATGGCAAAGACGACCTCTACATGTTTGAAGCCCCGGAAGGCATTCAGGGGGTGCAGTTTCCCAAATTGGCCAATGTGGTCATCGCCGTTTATGACGAAAGCAGCGGGCGCCCTTTGTCAGGGGCGTCTATATGGATTTATGAAAAGACCAGTACCGGCGGAGTGAAGGGGGGCGAACTGTACGACCTGGAATTGCTGCCCTCCGAAAGCGGCGGCGAGAAGATGGTCTTCCGCCGGATGCGCAAACAGGAAAAAGAACTGGGCGAGCCCAGGTTTGTCTCGAATGCCAGCGGGGAGGCCTATACCTTATTAAACGAAGCCGGGAAGTACATCATCCTGGCTTCCAAGGCAGGCTATACTCCCCGGGAGGTAGAATACGACCCCGGGGAAAATGTTTTCAGGCGCCCCGTGGAAGTCGGGTTGTCGCCCAGCAATTGCATGACCCTCAGCGGGTTGGTGTCCAGCCGCCCTTATGATAAGCGCATACCGAACGCCAAAGTCCGGTTGATCAACCAGTGCACCGGAGAAGAAATACGCACCCACACCAACCTGAACGGCACCTTTGAGTATTGTATAGAACTGGGCTGTGAATTCACCATCATCACCGAACTGGCCGGCTACCGAAACGATACGACCCAGGTTTCCACCGTCAATCTCAGAAGCAAGCGTTCCTTCGCAGTGGTGATGGGAATGGAGCCGGAGTCCACTTCGATCCTGCGCAAGCCCATCCGGGAAGGGGCGGTGATCGTGCTGCAAAATATCCATTACGACTTTGGAAAATCTTCGATCCGCAAAGGAGAAGCGCAGGACCTGGAAGACCTCGCCCGCCTGATGACGGCTTACCCCAGCATGGAGATCGAGCTCATTTCGCACACGGATTGCCGCGGGTCGGATGATTTCAACCTCAGGCTTTCCCTGGAACGGGCGGAGTCGGCCAAACAATTCCTCGTTAGCCGGGGGATAGGAAAGCGGCGCATCAAGGCCTTCGGTTACGGAGAGGCTTTCCCCGCCAACCATTGTAATTGCGAAGGAGCAGGAAATTGCAGCGAGAAAGAATACGAAGCCAACCGGCGGACCGAAGTGAGAATCTCCCGCATGGATGAGCCTCTTGAAGTAGAATACGGCACGCCCTTTGACGACCGGAACTGA
- a CDS encoding radical SAM protein — protein MKIYFADTLNFLSKLTFSRIWNAVKVLSSYHLARWRRLPIQWGLPLTVSIEPTTACNLRCPECPSGLRAFTRPTGNLRTDFFRQAIDELHQSLIYLIFYFQGEPYINPRFLEMVNYAHRRGLYTITSTNGHFLDEENARKTVEAGLDRLIISVDGATQEVYESYRKGGSLEVVLQGARNVVAMKKKLNSRKPHLIFQFLVVRPNQHQISEVYRLAREIGVDEVKLKTAQVYDYKNGNPLIPSEERYARYRRQADGTYQVKNRLLNHCWKLWHSCVITWDGQVVPCCFDKDASHPLGDLKEQRFANLWQGEPYQAFRRKLLHGRSQIDICANCTEGCKVWA, from the coding sequence ATGAAAATTTATTTTGCCGACACGCTTAATTTCCTGAGCAAGCTGACTTTTTCCCGCATCTGGAATGCTGTAAAAGTGCTGTCTTCCTATCACCTGGCCCGCTGGCGAAGGCTTCCCATTCAGTGGGGCCTGCCGCTGACCGTATCTATTGAACCCACCACCGCCTGCAACCTGCGCTGCCCGGAGTGCCCCAGCGGCCTGCGGGCCTTCACCCGCCCGACCGGCAACCTGCGAACAGACTTTTTCCGGCAAGCCATCGACGAGCTCCATCAAAGCCTTATATACCTGATCTTTTACTTCCAGGGAGAACCTTATATCAACCCCCGGTTTCTGGAAATGGTCAACTACGCCCACCGCCGGGGCCTGTACACCATCACCTCCACCAACGGCCACTTCCTGGATGAGGAAAATGCCCGCAAAACGGTGGAGGCGGGCCTCGACCGCCTCATCATCTCGGTGGATGGCGCCACTCAGGAAGTGTACGAAAGCTACCGGAAAGGAGGCAGCCTGGAAGTAGTGCTGCAGGGCGCCCGCAACGTGGTGGCCATGAAGAAAAAGCTGAACTCCCGAAAGCCGCACCTCATTTTCCAGTTTCTGGTCGTGCGCCCCAACCAGCATCAAATCTCCGAAGTATACCGCCTCGCCCGGGAAATCGGCGTAGACGAAGTGAAGCTGAAAACCGCTCAGGTTTACGATTATAAGAATGGCAATCCGCTCATTCCCTCGGAAGAGCGATATGCCCGCTACCGGCGGCAAGCCGATGGCACTTATCAGGTCAAGAACCGCCTGCTCAACCACTGCTGGAAGCTTTGGCATTCCTGCGTGATCACCTGGGACGGCCAGGTGGTGCCCTGCTGTTTTGACAAAGATGCTTCCCACCCGTTGGGAGACCTCAAAGAACAACGCTTTGCGAATCTGTGGCAAGGGGAGCCTTATCAGGCTTTCCGCCGGAAGTTGCTGCATGGGCGCAGCCAGATCGACATCTGTGCCAACTGTACCGAGGGGTGCAAGGTGTGGGCGTGA
- a CDS encoding ApaLI family restriction endonuclease, whose translation MNTIKQKIKDLAKDYSTRLADKIDDRVKEMKSDDNSHYLIYRVLGINLKEGRLIDIYQNKGRFLYKYAGSFLEEATILCFEEKFSKAERKVKIPNKIGRRPKTFEIDCLVGDKAYEIKWRDATTDGDHITKEHTRVQNIRDAGLVPIRIMFYYPNRQQAMRIQETLKTVYAGVNGQYYFGDAAWVFVKEETNVDLKEILEEIAKENT comes from the coding sequence ATGAACACTATCAAACAAAAAATCAAAGATTTAGCTAAAGATTATTCAACAAGGTTGGCTGATAAAATTGATGATAGGGTTAAAGAAATGAAAAGTGATGATAATTCACATTACCTCATTTATAGAGTATTGGGAATAAACCTCAAAGAGGGGCGATTAATTGACATTTATCAAAACAAAGGCAGGTTCCTTTATAAATATGCCGGATCATTTTTGGAAGAAGCAACAATACTTTGCTTTGAAGAAAAATTTTCAAAGGCGGAGAGAAAAGTGAAAATTCCAAATAAAATAGGAAGAAGGCCCAAAACATTTGAAATTGATTGTCTTGTTGGAGATAAGGCTTATGAAATCAAGTGGAGAGATGCTACAACCGATGGGGACCATATAACGAAGGAACATACCAGAGTTCAAAATATCAGAGACGCTGGACTTGTGCCAATTCGTATAATGTTTTACTATCCCAATAGACAACAGGCTATGAGAATCCAGGAAACATTGAAAACTGTTTATGCTGGTGTTAATGGACAATACTACTTCGGGGACGCTGCATGGGTCTTTGTCAAAGAAGAAACTAATGTTGATTTAAAGGAGATACTCGAGGAAATTGCAAAAGAAAACACTTAA
- a CDS encoding acetyl-CoA C-acyltransferase family protein, translating into MAELNEVVILSGARTPIGTFGGSLQTVPPIELATLVSKEAIKRSGISAEEIGHTFFGNVIHTEQRDMYLSRVVSVQAGVPKESPAMTLNRLCGSGLEAIVSAARTIQMGEAEAALAGGAENMSRGGYMLPNLRWGQRMGEASGVDMMVGALTDPFGHGHMGITAENVAAKWGISRQQQDEFAVESQNRAVNAIEKGYFKDQIVPVEIASRKKTIVFDTDEFPRAGSTMEGMEKLRPAFKRDGGTVTAGNASGINDGAAAVVIMNAATAKKKGLKPMARIVAYAHAGVEPSEMGIGPVPAVKKVLEKAKLSVKDMDVIESNEAFAAQACAVAKELNFPADKTNPNGGAIALGHPIGATGAILTVKTMYELKRTGGRYGLITMCIGGGQGIAMIIERM; encoded by the coding sequence ATGGCAGAACTAAATGAAGTCGTAATACTCAGTGGCGCCCGTACGCCCATTGGCACATTCGGCGGCTCCCTGCAGACGGTTCCCCCCATTGAATTGGCCACCTTGGTCTCGAAAGAGGCGATCAAACGTTCCGGCATCAGCGCCGAAGAGATCGGCCACACCTTTTTCGGCAATGTCATTCACACCGAACAGCGGGACATGTACCTGTCCCGCGTCGTTTCCGTGCAGGCAGGGGTGCCCAAAGAGTCTCCGGCCATGACCCTCAACCGCCTCTGCGGCAGCGGCCTGGAGGCCATCGTATCGGCCGCCCGCACCATACAGATGGGCGAGGCTGAAGCGGCTCTGGCCGGCGGCGCCGAGAACATGAGCCGCGGCGGCTACATGCTGCCCAACCTGCGCTGGGGCCAGCGCATGGGCGAAGCCAGCGGAGTCGACATGATGGTTGGCGCCCTGACCGACCCCTTCGGCCACGGCCACATGGGCATCACCGCCGAGAACGTCGCCGCCAAGTGGGGCATCAGCCGGCAGCAGCAGGACGAGTTTGCAGTAGAAAGCCAGAACCGGGCGGTCAATGCCATCGAGAAAGGCTACTTCAAAGACCAGATCGTGCCCGTGGAAATAGCCAGCCGCAAGAAAACGATCGTATTCGATACCGATGAGTTTCCCCGCGCAGGCTCCACAATGGAAGGCATGGAGAAGCTGCGCCCGGCGTTCAAAAGAGATGGCGGCACCGTAACTGCGGGCAACGCCTCCGGCATCAACGACGGCGCCGCAGCGGTGGTGATCATGAATGCCGCCACAGCCAAAAAGAAAGGCCTCAAGCCTATGGCCCGCATCGTAGCCTACGCCCACGCCGGCGTGGAGCCTTCCGAAATGGGCATCGGCCCGGTACCGGCCGTGAAAAAAGTGCTGGAAAAAGCCAAGCTGAGCGTCAAAGACATGGATGTCATCGAATCCAATGAGGCATTCGCCGCTCAGGCCTGCGCCGTTGCAAAGGAATTGAACTTCCCGGCCGACAAGACCAACCCGAACGGCGGCGCCATCGCTCTGGGCCACCCCATCGGCGCCACCGGCGCCATTCTGACCGTAAAGACGATGTACGAACTGAAGCGCACCGGCGGCCGCTATGGCCTGATCACCATGTGTATCGGCGGCGGGCAGGGTATTGCTATGATTATTGAAAGAATGTAA
- a CDS encoding type IX secretion system membrane protein PorP/SprF, producing the protein MKQIFTIIYLLSAVMFAFGQQEDQFTQFMHYKLGYNPAYAGSTGGTRFTAMARQQWIGLDGAPTSQLVTFNMAALESKKLGIGGSIIRNSIGVTDRYTLEGDYVYRFPLGNGYLGFGVSASVRMIRVKYYQLRASQPKDTDSAIPEGYQSRYVPNFGAGLFYNTEKFYFGFSAPRLLENSIDMADDGGVLAKEISHFYGMTGFVIPIKGDEIKMQPHLLLKYVKGAPFDADFNLSFTFMNKFTAGGSYRIGGDKSNPIGESISALVSAQVSKNILFGLSYDYTLSSLKDYNSGTVEGFVHYIIGGEPEGEIFENPRFFGGRSNVD; encoded by the coding sequence ATGAAGCAAATTTTTACCATCATATACCTCTTATCCGCCGTAATGTTTGCCTTCGGGCAGCAGGAGGATCAGTTTACCCAGTTCATGCATTACAAGCTGGGTTACAATCCCGCCTACGCGGGCAGCACCGGCGGCACCCGCTTTACCGCCATGGCGCGGCAACAGTGGATCGGCCTGGACGGCGCGCCGACTTCCCAATTGGTCACTTTCAATATGGCTGCTTTAGAGAGCAAGAAACTGGGTATCGGCGGCAGCATCATCCGCAATTCGATTGGCGTTACCGACCGGTATACGCTGGAAGGCGACTACGTCTATCGCTTTCCGCTGGGCAACGGCTATTTGGGTTTTGGCGTGTCGGCCTCGGTGCGCATGATTCGGGTAAAGTATTATCAACTGCGTGCCTCTCAACCCAAAGACACCGATTCGGCTATTCCCGAAGGGTATCAAAGCCGCTATGTGCCCAATTTCGGCGCCGGCTTGTTCTACAATACAGAAAAATTTTACTTCGGCTTTTCAGCGCCGCGCCTCCTGGAGAACAGCATCGACATGGCCGATGACGGAGGAGTGCTCGCCAAGGAAATATCGCATTTTTATGGCATGACCGGGTTTGTGATCCCGATTAAAGGCGATGAGATTAAGATGCAGCCGCACCTCTTGCTGAAGTACGTTAAGGGGGCGCCCTTTGACGCCGACTTCAACCTCAGCTTTACTTTCATGAACAAATTTACAGCCGGTGGCTCTTATCGCATCGGGGGCGATAAGTCCAATCCCATCGGGGAATCTATATCTGCTCTGGTGTCGGCGCAGGTCAGTAAGAATATCCTGTTCGGGCTTTCTTATGATTATACGCTGTCCAGCCTTAAAGATTACAACAGTGGCACCGTGGAGGGGTTTGTCCACTACATCATTGGCGGGGAGCCGGAGGGTGAAATTTTTGAAAACCCCCGTTTTTTTGGAGGCCGCAGTAATGTGGACTAA
- a CDS encoding dodecin domain-containing protein — MSVMKVLEIMAESEKSWEAATAKAITKASETVKNIRSAYVQDQSVTVIDNKPHMYRVGLKITFEVK; from the coding sequence ATGTCAGTAATGAAAGTATTAGAAATCATGGCGGAGTCAGAAAAGAGCTGGGAAGCTGCAACGGCTAAAGCAATAACCAAGGCGTCTGAAACCGTGAAAAACATTCGTTCCGCTTATGTTCAGGATCAAAGCGTTACCGTAATAGACAATAAACCGCACATGTACAGGGTGGGCCTCAAGATCACCTTTGAAGTGAAATAG
- a CDS encoding oxidoreductase, whose amino-acid sequence MRHIFYLASLLSPFFLSCSPKAATTDGERLPDTLKIHSLDTFPVPSSIRALEVLNDSTVWFAGSGGVYGYTEDGGQSWTIDSLLADSIRPHFRSIAVTKQAVFLLSIASPALLYRSADKGKSWQAVYQENHPGAFYDAMAFWDDKEGMAMGDPTDGCLSVLLTHDGGQNWEKVPCSKLPPAEEGEAAFAASNSNITLFGGHAWIVSGGKRARAFHSPDRGAAWEVFDTPIIEGDQMTGIFSIDFYDDKHGIIFGGDWNRKEMNSRNKAVTKDGGRTWQLVSEGKGPGYRSCVQYIPESQARGILACGIPGISYSLDGGQNWSSLSTESFYTMRFGKSWKTLWLAGNGRIGRLRLK is encoded by the coding sequence ATGAGGCATATTTTTTATTTAGCATCGTTGCTTTCCCCTTTCTTCCTGTCCTGCTCCCCAAAAGCGGCAACAACAGATGGCGAACGCCTGCCAGACACCCTGAAAATCCACTCCCTCGACACCTTCCCCGTCCCCTCCAGCATCCGCGCCCTGGAAGTGCTCAACGACAGCACCGTCTGGTTTGCCGGCTCGGGCGGCGTATATGGCTACACCGAAGACGGCGGGCAAAGCTGGACGATCGACAGCCTCCTGGCCGACAGCATCCGCCCCCACTTCCGGTCGATCGCGGTGACGAAGCAGGCCGTTTTTCTGCTTAGCATCGCATCGCCGGCCCTGCTTTACCGTTCGGCAGATAAAGGCAAAAGCTGGCAGGCCGTGTATCAGGAAAACCACCCCGGCGCTTTTTACGACGCCATGGCCTTTTGGGATGACAAAGAGGGCATGGCGATGGGAGACCCTACCGACGGCTGCCTGTCGGTGCTGCTCACCCACGACGGAGGGCAGAATTGGGAAAAAGTGCCCTGCAGCAAGCTGCCGCCGGCGGAAGAAGGGGAGGCTGCTTTTGCCGCCAGCAACTCCAATATAACCCTGTTCGGCGGCCACGCCTGGATCGTTTCGGGGGGAAAGCGGGCGCGGGCCTTCCACAGCCCGGACCGGGGCGCTGCCTGGGAGGTGTTCGACACGCCCATCATCGAAGGCGATCAGATGACCGGCATTTTTTCCATCGATTTCTACGATGATAAGCATGGCATCATTTTCGGAGGCGACTGGAACCGGAAAGAGATGAACTCCAGGAATAAAGCCGTCACCAAAGATGGCGGGCGCACCTGGCAACTGGTTTCGGAAGGAAAAGGGCCGGGCTACCGCTCTTGTGTGCAATATATTCCGGAAAGCCAGGCCAGAGGCATCCTGGCCTGCGGCATTCCGGGTATCTCCTATTCCCTGGACGGCGGCCAGAACTGGAGCAGCCTGAGTACGGAAAGTTTCTACACCATGCGATTCGGAAAAAGCTGGAAAACGCTCTGGCTGGCAGGCAATGGACGAATCGGGCGCCTACGGTTAAAATGA